A genomic region of Caldicellulosiruptor acetigenus contains the following coding sequences:
- a CDS encoding sugar transferase, whose translation MKSYIKSYHKLSKFFVVLMDILLIHAGYILAYIIKFNFTFPERNFMPYYTLIPQITLFALVLLNIYGLYTITMKTISEIAFSLGLALMLLQFLTVVSTFFYRHFAFPRSIFIIAFFVQFLLLLGWRGLVLYVFKRVQGVKHVLVVGEMPKAQEFAQKLQNISKGWIDVKYVLEPTTIEELIPYIKVVDTIYLYSKMDENLKSEIVRKAIEFKKHIFIAPDFRDILVSRARVIQFDDVATLSIEQPELTSEQKLIKRVCDILLASLALVIAFPIMLIIAIAIKFDSEGPVIYRQKRVTEGEREFYVLKFRTMVKDAEKMTGPVLATENDPRITRVGRFLRATRLDELPQLINILKGEMSFIGPRPERPYFVEQFKKLYPEYSLRHNVKAGLTGLAQVYGKYATSPEDKLRLDLIYIKNYSVFLDIKILLLTLKTIFTKEAAEGVKTQKE comes from the coding sequence ATGAAGTCGTATATTAAAAGCTATCACAAGCTGAGCAAATTCTTTGTTGTTCTTATGGACATTTTACTTATACACGCAGGTTACATTCTTGCATATATAATAAAATTCAACTTTACATTCCCTGAGCGAAATTTTATGCCTTATTATACATTGATTCCTCAGATAACTCTTTTTGCTCTTGTGCTTTTGAACATCTACGGACTTTATACTATTACCATGAAGACAATTAGCGAAATAGCATTTTCGCTTGGTCTGGCTCTAATGCTTCTGCAATTTTTAACTGTTGTATCAACATTTTTCTACAGACACTTTGCTTTCCCACGAAGTATATTTATAATTGCATTTTTTGTACAGTTTTTATTGCTTTTGGGATGGAGAGGGCTTGTTTTATATGTTTTCAAAAGAGTTCAAGGTGTCAAGCATGTGCTTGTGGTTGGTGAGATGCCAAAGGCGCAGGAGTTTGCTCAAAAGCTTCAGAATATTTCAAAAGGGTGGATTGATGTAAAATATGTTCTTGAACCAACAACTATTGAAGAGTTGATACCATATATAAAAGTAGTGGATACAATTTATCTTTATTCTAAAATGGATGAGAACTTGAAAAGTGAGATTGTAAGAAAGGCAATAGAATTCAAAAAACACATTTTCATAGCACCAGACTTTAGAGATATATTGGTTTCAAGAGCGAGAGTGATTCAGTTTGACGATGTTGCAACACTTTCAATTGAACAGCCAGAGCTGACTTCCGAGCAAAAGCTCATAAAAAGAGTGTGCGATATTCTTCTTGCATCACTTGCGCTGGTTATTGCTTTTCCGATAATGCTGATAATTGCAATTGCTATAAAATTTGACTCTGAAGGGCCAGTGATTTACAGGCAAAAAAGGGTCACAGAAGGAGAAAGAGAGTTTTATGTTTTAAAGTTCAGAACAATGGTAAAAGACGCCGAAAAGATGACAGGGCCTGTTTTGGCAACTGAAAACGACCCGAGGATAACAAGGGTTGGAAGGTTCTTGCGCGCAACCCGGCTTGATGAGCTTCCGCAGCTGATAAATATTTTAAAAGGTGAGATGAGCTTTATAGGTCCAAGACCAGAGCGACCATACTTTGTTGAGCAGTTTAAAAAGCTCTATCCTGAATATTCTCTACGCCACAATGTAAAGGCAGGACTTACAGGTCTTGCTCAGGTTTATGGCAAGTACGCAACAAGCCCAGAAGACAAGCTCAGGCTTGATTTGATATATATAAAGAACTATTCTGTATTTTTGGATATTAAAATACTTCTTTTAACACTCAAAACAATCTTTACAAAAGAGGCTGCTGAGGGGGTAAAAACCCAAAAAGAATAG
- a CDS encoding glycosyltransferase family 4 protein, giving the protein MKKVWIFNHYAIPPKVGGITRHFDFAKQLAERGYSVTIFASSFDHKQRVEMLEKGKKFKIEEYEKVKFVWIKTFPYKKNDIKRLFNIFSYAKNLYFIARKFERPDVILASSFHPLAWIVGYLLSKKFKCRFIAEVRDLWPQSGIDLGALKEGSVIVKLLRSLEKFIYTKADYVVTVLPKADQYIESLGIDKKKIVHIPNGCDIDRFDSLKNVFSEEAKKILDEHEGYFKACYLGALGQANAMETIIEAAKIVQENGGDGIHFLIIGDGPEKEKLENMAKELGLRNVFFYSPISKLSVPSLLKGVDITLVAMHNLKVYRFGISLNKLFDYLCAAKPIVFAGNVANDIVKESGAGISCSSYDSKAFAEAILSLYAMSKEERERIGQKGREYAQKHHDIKMLADRLEKIL; this is encoded by the coding sequence TTGAAGAAGGTTTGGATATTTAATCACTATGCAATCCCGCCAAAAGTTGGAGGAATTACAAGGCATTTTGATTTTGCTAAGCAGCTTGCAGAAAGAGGCTATAGCGTTACCATCTTTGCTTCAAGTTTTGACCACAAACAGAGGGTTGAGATGTTAGAAAAAGGCAAGAAGTTTAAAATAGAGGAATATGAAAAAGTAAAGTTTGTGTGGATAAAGACGTTTCCTTATAAAAAGAATGACATAAAAAGGCTTTTTAATATATTTTCATATGCCAAAAACCTTTATTTCATTGCCAGAAAGTTTGAAAGACCTGATGTAATATTGGCATCCTCATTTCATCCTCTTGCCTGGATTGTAGGGTATCTGCTGTCAAAAAAATTTAAATGCAGATTCATTGCAGAAGTAAGGGACCTTTGGCCACAAAGCGGCATTGACCTTGGCGCTTTGAAGGAAGGAAGTGTAATTGTAAAACTTTTAAGAAGTCTTGAAAAGTTTATTTACACAAAAGCAGATTATGTTGTGACAGTATTGCCAAAGGCAGACCAGTACATAGAAAGTTTGGGTATTGATAAAAAGAAGATTGTTCATATTCCAAATGGATGTGATATAGATAGATTTGATAGTCTTAAAAATGTTTTTTCAGAAGAAGCAAAAAAGATTTTAGATGAACATGAAGGATATTTCAAAGCTTGTTATCTTGGTGCGCTTGGACAAGCAAATGCAATGGAGACCATAATAGAGGCTGCAAAAATTGTTCAGGAAAATGGAGGAGATGGCATACATTTTTTGATAATAGGTGACGGTCCAGAAAAAGAAAAGCTTGAGAATATGGCAAAAGAGCTTGGACTTAGAAATGTATTTTTTTATTCTCCCATTTCAAAGCTTTCTGTGCCAAGCTTACTCAAAGGTGTAGACATAACACTTGTGGCTATGCATAATCTAAAAGTGTATAGGTTTGGAATATCTTTAAACAAACTGTTTGATTATCTTTGTGCTGCAAAGCCAATTGTTTTTGCAGGAAATGTAGCAAATGATATTGTCAAAGAGTCGGGTGCAGGAATTTCCTGTAGCAGTTATGACAGCAAAGCTTTTGCTGAGGCTATTTTGAGCTTGTATGCTATGTCAAAAGAAGAAAGAGAGAGAATTGGACAAAAGGGAAGAGAGTATGCCCAAAAGCACCATGATATAAAGATGCTTGCAGACAGGTTAGAAAAAATATTATAA
- a CDS encoding GH36-type glycosyl hydrolase domain-containing protein, with the protein MKFGYFDDAKREYVITTPLTPYPWINYLGMKDFLSLISNHAGGYCFYKDARLRRITRFRYNNVPLDMGGRYFYIKDGDDVWSPSWMPTRKDLEFYECRHGLGYTIITGRRNGIEVEQRFFVPVDENCEIHHLKITNKTIDKKEIKLFSLIEFCLWNALDDMTNFQRNFSTGEVEIEGSVIYHKTEYRERRNHFAFYSVNTSISGFDTDRDTFLGLYRGFENPAAVERGRSFNSEAHGWSPIASHMIEISLLPNETKELVFVLGYVENEPEKKWFKKGVINKEKAYKMIEKFSKPEDVNAAFEKLKEFWDKLLDKFNVSTGIDKVDRIVNIWNQYQCMVTFNLSRSASYFESGIGRGMGFRDSNQDILGFVHQIPERARERILDLAATQLEDGGAYHQYQPLTKRGNNEIGGNFNDDPLWLILSTVHYIKETGDWSILDEVVPFENNPEKMGTLFEHLKRAFYHVVNNLGPHGLPLIGRADWNDCLNLNAFSTNPDESFQTCDNKDGKTAESVMIAGMFVYVGKEFVKLCEKIGNFELAKDAQKHIDNMKEAILKYGYDGEWFLRAYDYFGNKVGSKENDEGKIFIETQGFCVMAQIGLDDGKAISALDSVKKYLDTEHGIVLVQPAFTEYKIHLGEITSYPPGYKENAAVFCHNNPWIIIAECIVGRGDRAFEYWSKIAPSYREEISDVHKIEPYVYCQMIAGKDAYKPGEAKNSWLTGSAAWNFVAMTQWILGIRPDFDGLLIDPCIPTSWEGFKVKRVFRNAIYHIEVKNPNRVSKGVKKVIVDGKEMSSNLIPAFSDGKEHFVEVIMG; encoded by the coding sequence ATGAAGTTTGGCTATTTTGACGATGCCAAAAGAGAGTATGTAATCACAACACCTCTCACTCCATATCCATGGATAAATTATCTTGGAATGAAAGACTTTTTATCATTGATTTCAAACCACGCTGGAGGTTATTGTTTTTATAAAGACGCAAGGCTCAGAAGAATAACAAGATTTCGTTACAACAACGTTCCGCTTGATATGGGTGGAAGATATTTCTACATAAAAGATGGGGATGATGTCTGGTCGCCATCATGGATGCCAACAAGAAAAGACCTTGAATTTTATGAATGCAGACACGGTCTTGGGTATACAATTATCACAGGCAGAAGAAATGGCATTGAGGTTGAGCAAAGGTTTTTTGTCCCTGTTGATGAAAACTGTGAGATACATCATCTGAAAATTACCAACAAGACAATCGATAAAAAAGAAATTAAACTTTTCTCTCTAATCGAATTTTGTTTGTGGAACGCACTTGATGACATGACAAACTTCCAGAGAAACTTTTCAACAGGTGAGGTTGAAATTGAAGGTTCTGTAATCTACCATAAGACTGAGTACAGAGAAAGAAGAAATCATTTTGCTTTTTACTCAGTAAACACTTCAATTTCCGGCTTTGATACAGACAGAGACACATTTTTAGGGCTTTACAGAGGGTTTGAAAACCCTGCTGCTGTTGAAAGAGGAAGAAGCTTTAACTCCGAAGCACACGGCTGGTCGCCAATTGCTTCTCACATGATTGAAATAAGTCTTTTGCCAAATGAAACAAAAGAGCTTGTATTTGTTCTTGGGTATGTTGAAAATGAACCTGAAAAGAAGTGGTTTAAAAAAGGCGTCATTAACAAAGAAAAGGCATATAAGATGATTGAAAAGTTCTCAAAACCAGAGGATGTAAACGCTGCATTTGAAAAATTGAAAGAATTCTGGGATAAGCTTTTGGACAAGTTCAATGTGTCAACAGGCATTGACAAAGTAGATAGAATAGTGAATATATGGAATCAATATCAGTGCATGGTTACATTTAACCTCTCCAGAAGTGCATCATATTTTGAGTCTGGAATTGGAAGAGGAATGGGATTTAGAGACTCAAACCAGGACATACTTGGTTTTGTACATCAGATACCAGAACGTGCAAGAGAAAGAATCTTAGACTTAGCTGCAACCCAGTTAGAAGATGGTGGGGCATACCATCAGTATCAGCCACTTACAAAGAGAGGTAACAATGAAATCGGTGGAAACTTCAATGATGACCCTCTGTGGCTGATACTTTCGACAGTCCACTATATAAAAGAGACAGGAGACTGGTCAATTCTTGATGAGGTAGTCCCATTTGAAAATAATCCTGAAAAGATGGGAACACTGTTTGAACATTTAAAAAGGGCATTTTATCATGTAGTCAACAACTTAGGACCACATGGACTTCCTCTTATCGGCAGGGCTGACTGGAATGACTGTTTGAACCTCAATGCTTTTTCAACAAACCCTGACGAGTCGTTCCAGACATGTGACAACAAGGATGGCAAGACTGCTGAATCTGTCATGATTGCAGGGATGTTTGTATATGTAGGAAAAGAATTTGTAAAGCTGTGTGAAAAGATAGGAAATTTTGAACTGGCCAAAGATGCTCAAAAACACATTGATAACATGAAAGAGGCTATTTTAAAGTATGGCTATGATGGTGAATGGTTTTTAAGAGCATACGACTATTTTGGCAACAAGGTTGGTAGCAAAGAAAACGATGAAGGAAAAATCTTTATTGAAACACAAGGTTTTTGTGTGATGGCACAAATAGGACTTGATGATGGAAAAGCTATCTCTGCTCTTGATTCTGTTAAAAAATATCTTGACACAGAACATGGAATAGTTTTAGTTCAGCCAGCTTTTACAGAGTACAAAATTCATCTTGGTGAGATTACAAGCTATCCGCCGGGCTACAAAGAAAATGCAGCGGTGTTCTGTCACAACAACCCATGGATTATAATTGCAGAGTGTATTGTCGGAAGAGGAGACAGAGCATTTGAGTACTGGTCAAAGATTGCACCATCGTACAGGGAAGAGATTAGTGATGTGCACAAGATTGAACCATATGTATACTGTCAGATGATTGCAGGAAAAGATGCATACAAACCAGGAGAAGCAAAAAATTCGTGGCTGACAGGTTCTGCTGCCTGGAACTTTGTAGCAATGACCCAGTGGATTTTAGGAATAAGACCTGATTTTGATGGGCTTTTGATAGACCCTTGCATACCAACATCATGGGAAGGTTTTAAAGTAAAAAGAGTTTTCAGAAATGCTATATATCACATTGAAGTCAAAAACCCAAATAGAGTATCAAAGGGTGTCAAGAAGGTTATTGTTGATGGCAAAGAAATGTCTTCCAATCTAATACCTGCTTTTTCAGACGGCAAAGAGCATTTTGTAGAAGTCATCATGGGCTAA
- a CDS encoding GH36-type glycosyl hydrolase domain-containing protein → MKFGYFDPKNKEYVITNPKTPTSWVNYLGTADYCLIISNNASGYSFYKSPKLGRVTRFRFNSIPMDRPGRYVYIKDEKTKDFWSISWQPVAKSLESFKSICRHGLGYSIFESSYDSITSSLKIFVPIDKPIEIWEVRVKNESNEVKELSLFTYTEFCLWNSMLDMMDFQYILYTCRMGYNHEDEIIDYSIKLWSPYEPKAFFTCTNKKIESFDTDRDVFIGAYNDESRPEAIVQGKCFGSIAIGGNPCAATQVKFSLLPGQEEYIVFILGIGNAYKEGKEYKKLFADKENIQKEFEKVQNYWAERLSKLSCSTPNENMNLMINIWNQYQCHTTFNWSRSASFIEAGGRDGLGFRDSCQDILGVVHSIPQEVRKRLIELLKAQLSEGYAMHHFQPLTWTQGEHNIPPRDRIYSDDHLWLLISVPHYIKETGDFSILDEVVEYADEGSATVFEHLKAALEFSWNHRGKHGLLLGLAADWNDCINLRNGGESTWSTQLYFKALTEFIELCEYLGKTEDAEKYKQYRDEIRKALEEYTWDGEWFVRGYLASGKKLGSKESEQTKIFLNSQSWSVFSGAFVDEKGKTAMDSVKKYLATEHGCVKNWPAYVDYIIEVGAVTSFPPGLKENAAIFCHANTWVIIAEAILGRGEYAFEYYMSFLPANKNDIAEIYTAEPYVYSQFITGKEHPYYFGRARNPWLTGTATWAFTAATQYILGVRPHYKGLIIDPCIPSWWDGFEFERVFRGRKLSIKVSNPDHISKGVKKILVNGKEIVGNLIPVELLDEENVVEVVMGK, encoded by the coding sequence ATGAAGTTTGGTTATTTTGATCCTAAAAACAAGGAGTATGTTATAACTAACCCAAAAACACCTACTTCTTGGGTAAACTATCTCGGTACAGCAGATTACTGTCTTATAATCTCCAACAATGCTTCTGGTTATTCGTTTTATAAATCTCCCAAGCTTGGAAGGGTTACTCGTTTTAGATTCAATAGTATTCCAATGGACAGACCTGGCAGGTATGTATATATAAAAGATGAAAAAACCAAAGATTTTTGGTCAATAAGCTGGCAGCCTGTAGCTAAATCTCTTGAAAGCTTTAAGAGCATTTGCCGCCACGGTCTTGGTTATTCTATTTTTGAAAGTAGTTATGACTCAATAACATCTTCTCTTAAAATATTTGTTCCAATTGATAAGCCTATAGAAATATGGGAAGTAAGAGTCAAAAATGAATCAAATGAAGTAAAAGAACTTTCGCTTTTTACCTATACAGAGTTTTGTCTTTGGAATTCAATGCTGGATATGATGGACTTTCAATACATTCTTTATACCTGTAGAATGGGCTATAATCACGAAGATGAGATAATAGACTATTCAATAAAACTGTGGAGTCCTTATGAACCAAAAGCATTTTTCACATGCACAAACAAGAAAATAGAAAGTTTTGATACAGACAGAGATGTTTTTATAGGTGCTTACAACGATGAAAGCAGACCCGAAGCCATAGTGCAAGGCAAATGTTTTGGATCAATTGCAATAGGTGGAAATCCATGTGCAGCAACACAGGTTAAGTTTTCACTACTTCCTGGTCAAGAAGAGTATATTGTATTTATTTTAGGAATTGGTAATGCTTACAAAGAGGGCAAAGAATACAAAAAGCTTTTTGCAGATAAAGAAAACATTCAAAAAGAATTTGAAAAAGTACAAAATTACTGGGCTGAAAGACTATCAAAACTTTCTTGCTCAACTCCAAATGAGAATATGAATCTTATGATAAATATTTGGAATCAGTATCAATGCCACACAACATTTAACTGGTCAAGGTCTGCTTCATTTATTGAAGCTGGTGGAAGAGACGGGCTTGGCTTTAGAGACTCTTGCCAAGACATTCTCGGTGTTGTTCATTCTATCCCTCAGGAAGTCAGAAAAAGATTAATAGAGCTTTTAAAAGCGCAGCTTTCTGAAGGATATGCTATGCATCATTTTCAACCTCTAACATGGACACAAGGTGAACACAATATTCCTCCACGTGATAGAATCTATTCAGATGATCATCTGTGGCTTTTGATTTCTGTGCCTCATTACATTAAAGAAACGGGCGATTTTTCTATACTGGATGAGGTTGTTGAATACGCTGACGAAGGAAGCGCAACTGTTTTTGAACATCTCAAAGCGGCACTTGAGTTTTCCTGGAACCATAGAGGAAAACATGGGCTGTTGCTTGGTCTTGCAGCCGATTGGAACGACTGTATAAATCTTCGCAACGGTGGAGAAAGCACATGGTCAACTCAGCTTTATTTTAAAGCTCTTACAGAGTTTATTGAACTTTGTGAGTATCTTGGAAAAACTGAGGATGCTGAAAAGTATAAACAATATCGAGATGAAATAAGAAAAGCTCTTGAAGAATACACATGGGACGGAGAATGGTTTGTACGAGGGTATCTTGCAAGCGGTAAAAAGCTTGGTTCAAAAGAAAGTGAGCAAACTAAGATATTCTTAAACTCCCAGTCTTGGTCAGTATTCTCGGGTGCTTTCGTTGATGAAAAAGGAAAAACCGCAATGGACAGTGTTAAAAAGTATCTTGCAACAGAGCATGGTTGTGTCAAAAACTGGCCAGCATATGTAGACTATATCATTGAAGTTGGTGCTGTAACATCATTCCCACCGGGCTTAAAAGAAAATGCTGCAATCTTTTGCCATGCAAACACATGGGTAATTATTGCTGAGGCAATCTTGGGTCGAGGAGAGTATGCTTTTGAATATTACATGTCCTTTTTGCCCGCAAACAAAAACGACATAGCTGAAATCTACACAGCAGAACCCTATGTTTACTCTCAGTTCATCACTGGGAAAGAACATCCATATTATTTTGGTCGAGCACGAAACCCATGGCTGACAGGTACTGCAACCTGGGCATTTACTGCAGCAACACAGTATATCCTGGGGGTTCGCCCACACTACAAAGGTCTTATAATTGACCCATGTATACCATCATGGTGGGACGGTTTTGAATTCGAGAGAGTTTTCAGAGGAAGAAAACTTTCCATTAAGGTTTCAAATCCAGATCATATTTCAAAAGGTGTTAAAAAGATATTGGTAAATGGAAAAGAAATTGTGGGTAATCTGATTCCAGTAGAATTGCTTGATGAGGAAAATGTAGTTGAAGTTGTGATGGGAAAATAG